The DNA window GTAATTATTATAGTCAACTGCAAATCTAGATGTTCCCCAGCCAGTTTCAAGGATTGCTTGAGCAATTACTAGACTTTTAGGTGCTATATTAACTTTTGTAACTAAAGCATTAACTTGCTCTTGTAACGTCTTAGCATTCCATATTTTATAGAAGGAAGTATATTTTTTAATTTTTGTTTTTTGATTTTCATCTAAATCTTCTTTACTATTAAGAATTTCTTGTAGTTTCATAATAGTTTTTCTTTGTTTACATAACTCTTGATTAGCTTCATCTATTTCTTTTGACATAAATTCTATAAAGACTTTTTTCTTTTCAGATACATCTTTAATATCTCTAAAGTCAGGTTTATAAGTTCCTGCCGGTATTGGAGGAGTTTCCAAATGATATTTATCAGAACTTGCAAAACTTATATTTATGAAAAATATAGTTAAAACAAAAAAATACTTGCCTAAATTGATTGTATTCATAATTTATATTATCTAAGATTAATTTTATTTGAATACAATTGTAACAATATATATAGAGTATT is part of the Francisella salimarina genome and encodes:
- a CDS encoding glucosaminidase domain-containing protein, with product MNTINLGKYFFVLTIFFINISFASSDKYHLETPPIPAGTYKPDFRDIKDVSEKKKVFIEFMSKEIDEANQELCKQRKTIMKLQEILNSKEDLDENQKTKIKKYTSFYKIWNAKTLQEQVNALVTKVNIAPKSLVIAQAILETGWGTSRFAVDYNNY